A single region of the Lysinibacillus sp. B2A1 genome encodes:
- a CDS encoding TetR/AcrR family transcriptional regulator, translating into MSIRHEQKEQRKAVILKSALDLFIRKGYGETKVADIAKAADMSMGLLFHYFDSKEKLYEELIRIGCERLKMDFHFYGESPLDTFKVVVEELFTMICTNPSSAKMFVLMENAQHLENLSEDIKEMLTEADKLIKKSIPLIEKGQLLGEIKQGNAEALAVTFWCSIQGIAQYIALHPDTPCPNTMWILSILENKEVN; encoded by the coding sequence ATGTCGATACGACATGAACAGAAGGAGCAACGAAAGGCGGTTATTTTAAAATCTGCATTGGATTTGTTTATACGGAAGGGATATGGGGAAACGAAGGTTGCTGATATTGCCAAAGCTGCTGATATGAGTATGGGATTGCTTTTTCATTATTTTGACTCTAAGGAAAAACTTTATGAAGAGCTTATTCGAATAGGTTGTGAACGGCTTAAAATGGATTTTCACTTTTATGGTGAATCACCATTAGATACGTTCAAGGTAGTTGTTGAGGAGTTATTTACTATGATTTGTACAAATCCATCTTCCGCAAAAATGTTTGTATTGATGGAAAATGCTCAGCATCTTGAAAACTTGTCAGAGGACATAAAGGAGATGCTTACTGAAGCAGACAAATTAATTAAGAAAAGTATCCCTTTAATTGAAAAGGGACAATTGTTAGGTGAGATCAAGCAAGGGAATGCAGAAGCCCTTGCTGTGACATTTTGGTGTTCTATACAAGGAATCGCTCAATATATTGCGCTGCATCCAGATACACCTTGTCCTAATACAATGTGGATTCTTTCGATACTTGAAAACAAGGAGGTTAATTGA
- a CDS encoding CPBP family intramembrane metalloprotease, with protein sequence MFIVVVFLCGWFGVLVDKLIPEQPQGDTLGMGIWLISPLLATILLRSFAGDGWRDIGLLPNFKGNLKWYVIALFIYPAVTSVVLLISYVFGWMDFSAFNLNTVLSVFIGGLLIQFIKNFFEESVWRGYLTSKLSNLKLNDFWLYLIVGGVWGAWHIPYFLMFLSESDIISVLPVNRWIFTIVGIITMICWTVMYTEIYLMTRSIWPLVLMHMTEDALVNPLILDGYIKIAQGKEFLVSPSAGILTTCLYLIVGWLLRMKRKKLRSEYGA encoded by the coding sequence ATCTTTATTGTTGTTGTGTTCCTGTGTGGTTGGTTTGGTGTGTTAGTGGATAAATTGATTCCAGAGCAGCCTCAAGGAGATACTCTTGGTATGGGAATTTGGCTTATTTCTCCGCTGCTTGCAACCATATTGTTACGTTCTTTTGCAGGAGATGGCTGGCGGGATATAGGTTTATTGCCTAATTTCAAGGGCAATTTAAAATGGTATGTTATTGCTCTATTCATTTATCCTGCTGTTACATCTGTAGTGCTATTAATTAGCTATGTATTCGGCTGGATGGACTTTTCAGCCTTTAATTTAAACACTGTATTATCTGTTTTCATTGGTGGATTGCTTATTCAATTCATTAAAAACTTTTTCGAGGAGTCAGTATGGAGAGGTTATCTGACAAGTAAGCTTTCGAATTTAAAGTTGAATGATTTTTGGCTCTATCTTATTGTTGGTGGTGTTTGGGGAGCCTGGCATATCCCATATTTTCTTATGTTTTTATCAGAAAGTGATATTATCAGTGTGCTTCCTGTCAATAGATGGATATTTACAATAGTAGGCATCATTACAATGATTTGTTGGACGGTGATGTACACAGAAATTTACTTAATGACAAGGAGTATTTGGCCGCTTGTCCTTATGCATATGACAGAGGATGCACTTGTAAATCCACTTATTCTTGATGGCTATATCAAAATTGCTCAGGGAAAAGAATTTCTTGTTTCTCCATCGGCAGGAATTTTAACAACTTGTCTATATCTCATAGTAGGATGGCTATTACGGATGAAACGAAAAAAACTGAGGAGTGAGTATGGAGCATAA
- a CDS encoding 30S ribosomal protein S4: MSRYTGPSWKLSRRLGISLSGTGKEIEKRPYAPGQHGPNQRKKLSEYGLQLQEKQKLRHMYGMNERQFRTLFDRAGKMKGVHGENFMILLETRLDNLVYRLGLSRTRRGARQLVNHGHILVDGKRVDIPSYSVKPGQSISLREKSQNLAVVTEAIEVNNFVPDYLSFDADKKEGTFTRLPERSELSAEINEAFIVEFYSR, encoded by the coding sequence ATGTCTCGTTATACAGGTCCATCTTGGAAATTATCACGTCGTCTTGGTATCTCACTAAGCGGTACAGGTAAAGAAATCGAAAAACGCCCTTACGCACCAGGTCAACACGGTCCTAACCAACGTAAAAAATTATCTGAATACGGTTTACAACTTCAAGAGAAGCAAAAACTTCGTCACATGTACGGCATGAACGAACGTCAATTCCGTACTCTATTTGACCGCGCTGGTAAAATGAAAGGTGTACACGGTGAAAACTTCATGATCCTTCTTGAAACTCGCCTTGATAACCTTGTTTACCGTTTAGGTTTATCTCGTACTCGTCGTGGTGCTCGTCAATTAGTTAACCACGGTCATATCTTAGTAGATGGCAAACGCGTAGATATCCCATCATACAGCGTGAAACCAGGTCAATCGATTTCTCTTCGTGAAAAATCTCAAAACCTTGCTGTAGTAACAGAAGCAATCGAAGTAAACAACTTCGTGCCAGACTACTTATCATTTGATGCAGATAAAAAAGAAGGTACATTCACTCGCCTTCCAGAACGTTCTGAATTATCAGCTGAAATCAACGAAGCATTCATCGTAGAGTTCTACTCTCGTTAA
- a CDS encoding GGDEF domain-containing protein — protein MTDHLQTLKYIKSDVLSFWVSSKEEQAGFNEYFYSLKQCLKKHLKIANAAFLSFEGNSLIPVEEMAALTIETKLNAVSWLMIEAGFYQQKVVKIPYILKEKEAYTMMTDMVLFQADGKNPIGVLLVEASDAWTDFMTSDYGEECVETLTKVLQMIRENLEVKVNEDQYRKLYNMTDLFHSTMDIDLILENVLKNIKDNFPEFNVELILSNDQDRHTTIEIKLFDYLSERPATIEAFVSGELTTELAGDLNCRLLNAPIKGRQAIYGILQVSAPTTYLFSTTEKDFVRMLAQASGNALENAKLYHQSHRLVSDLQLINETSHRLNMRIDIHEMLLFLQKQLMKSFQPMEVCFAFKNNESFEVTGASTALFNSQEGQTYIKHVEQHFEHTNDPLFIADFSRLTPIQIEYRSIMAIPILMEEKINGFSIVLHKEPYFFSFDSFKLMQSLIHHSSLAIANSILRNQLQEMVDLDHLTKLYARSYLDQYVEKSLKNDKSGMFLLIDIDNFKRVNDTYGHQIGDKILIQIAVQLKETIGTRGICARWGGEEMSIYVPNINEKEAIELAATIVAVIPKATDPQVTISAGLITWDEQYRPAFQSVFLHADTALYQAKNSGKNRFCIHDRESIKTNV, from the coding sequence ATGACAGACCATTTACAAACGCTAAAATATATAAAATCAGATGTTTTGAGCTTTTGGGTGAGTTCGAAGGAAGAACAAGCCGGTTTTAATGAGTATTTTTATTCATTAAAACAGTGTCTAAAGAAGCACTTGAAAATTGCTAATGCTGCTTTTCTCAGTTTCGAGGGGAATTCCTTAATACCTGTCGAAGAAATGGCTGCTTTGACGATTGAAACTAAACTAAATGCTGTGTCATGGCTAATGATTGAAGCTGGCTTTTATCAACAAAAAGTGGTGAAAATTCCTTATATATTAAAAGAAAAAGAAGCCTATACGATGATGACAGATATGGTGCTTTTTCAAGCAGATGGCAAAAATCCAATCGGGGTGTTACTCGTGGAGGCATCAGATGCTTGGACAGACTTTATGACCTCAGATTATGGGGAAGAATGTGTGGAAACGCTTACGAAGGTTTTACAGATGATTAGAGAAAATCTAGAAGTAAAGGTGAATGAAGATCAGTATAGAAAATTGTATAATATGACCGATTTATTCCATTCCACGATGGATATTGATTTAATTTTGGAAAATGTCTTGAAGAATATTAAGGATAATTTCCCGGAATTTAATGTAGAGCTCATATTATCGAATGATCAGGACCGACATACGACTATCGAGATTAAGCTATTTGATTATTTATCTGAAAGACCAGCAACGATTGAGGCTTTTGTCTCGGGAGAACTGACAACGGAACTTGCAGGCGATTTGAATTGTCGATTATTGAATGCTCCTATAAAAGGGAGGCAAGCAATTTATGGCATATTACAGGTAAGTGCACCTACAACGTATCTTTTTTCAACGACTGAAAAGGATTTTGTGCGTATGCTAGCGCAAGCATCAGGGAATGCACTCGAAAATGCAAAATTATATCATCAATCGCACCGCCTCGTAAGTGACTTACAACTCATCAATGAAACATCACATCGACTAAATATGAGGATTGACATTCATGAAATGTTACTTTTCCTACAAAAACAATTAATGAAATCTTTTCAGCCAATGGAAGTCTGTTTTGCTTTTAAAAATAATGAATCCTTTGAAGTGACTGGCGCTAGTACAGCATTATTTAATTCACAAGAGGGTCAAACCTATATAAAACATGTTGAACAACATTTTGAGCATACCAATGATCCACTATTTATTGCCGATTTCAGCAGATTAACCCCAATTCAAATTGAATATCGCTCAATTATGGCAATCCCAATTTTAATGGAAGAAAAAATAAATGGCTTTAGTATTGTGTTACACAAAGAGCCTTATTTCTTTTCATTTGACAGCTTTAAATTAATGCAATCCTTAATTCATCACTCATCTTTAGCAATTGCAAACTCAATTTTACGAAACCAGCTTCAGGAAATGGTAGATTTGGATCATTTGACAAAATTATATGCAAGAAGCTATTTAGATCAGTATGTTGAAAAATCACTTAAGAACGATAAATCAGGAATGTTCTTGCTTATTGATATTGATAATTTTAAGCGTGTTAATGATACGTACGGTCATCAAATTGGTGATAAGATTCTTATACAAATTGCGGTACAATTAAAAGAAACCATTGGTACTCGGGGTATTTGTGCACGCTGGGGTGGAGAAGAAATGTCTATATATGTGCCAAATATTAATGAAAAAGAAGCCATAGAATTGGCAGCAACAATCGTTGCAGTCATTCCAAAAGCAACAGACCCGCAAGTGACTATTTCAGCAGGTCTTATTACTTGGGATGAACAGTATCGCCCAGCGTTTCAATCTGTATTTTTACATGCTGATACAGCATTATATCAAGCAAAAAACAGTGGTAAAAATCGTTTCTGTATTCATGACCGCGAATCCATAAAAACCAATGTTTGA
- a CDS encoding GAF domain-containing protein, with amino-acid sequence MFTKIRYDGPIAEQYHSLTKQLDALLTGETDYIANLSNASALLNQFLTNINWVGFYILQGEELVLGPFQGLPACVRIPTGRGVCGTAVAQKETIVVKDVHEFPGHIACDAASQSEIVIPLIKNGEVIGVLDIDSPVVNRFSQEDQDGLELFVNTLLLHL; translated from the coding sequence ATGTTTACAAAAATTCGTTATGACGGACCCATCGCTGAACAGTATCATTCATTGACTAAACAGTTGGATGCCCTACTTACAGGAGAAACAGATTACATTGCGAATTTAAGCAATGCCTCTGCATTATTGAATCAATTTTTAACAAACATTAACTGGGTTGGCTTTTATATCTTACAAGGAGAAGAGTTAGTGTTAGGTCCATTCCAAGGCTTACCTGCCTGCGTTAGAATACCAACTGGGCGCGGTGTTTGCGGAACAGCTGTAGCTCAAAAGGAAACTATCGTTGTTAAAGATGTACATGAATTCCCAGGACATATTGCCTGTGATGCTGCATCCCAATCAGAAATCGTTATCCCTTTGATAAAAAACGGTGAGGTAATAGGTGTTCTTGACATCGACAGTCCAGTTGTTAATCGATTTTCTCAAGAAGATCAAGACGGATTAGAGCTATTCGTAAATACGCTACTATTACATTTATAA
- a CDS encoding histidinol-phosphatase codes for MKRDGHIHSPYCPHGTSDTFKQYIEKAIANCFTDITFTEHAPLPSSFIDPTPEQDSGMNPEFLMSYLEDLQSLQQQYVRDIRIHIGLEVDYIQGFEQETREFLDTYGHYLNDSILSVHFLSWQNTFECIDYSPESFINFSKKVGSVEQVYHLYYDTVLQSIQADLGKYKPKRIGHPSLVHKFQLAHKVKIDDSARIREVLDCMKLEGYELDVNSAGLSKAHCQEPYPPLAFIDYSKSIGLPAVFGSDAHSASDLHQHYHVIFPK; via the coding sequence ATGAAACGTGACGGACATATTCATAGTCCTTATTGTCCACATGGTACTTCTGATACATTTAAGCAATATATTGAAAAAGCAATTGCTAATTGCTTCACTGATATTACGTTTACGGAGCATGCACCTTTACCATCAAGTTTTATTGACCCTACACCAGAACAAGATAGTGGTATGAATCCAGAATTTCTAATGTCTTATCTCGAAGATTTACAGAGCCTTCAACAGCAATATGTACGAGACATTCGTATACATATTGGATTAGAGGTTGATTATATTCAAGGCTTCGAACAAGAAACACGTGAATTTTTGGATACATATGGACACTATTTAAATGACTCTATTTTATCTGTTCACTTTTTATCATGGCAAAATACATTTGAATGTATCGACTATTCTCCAGAAAGCTTTATCAATTTTTCTAAAAAAGTGGGCTCTGTTGAACAAGTTTATCATTTATACTATGATACGGTTCTACAATCCATTCAAGCAGATTTAGGAAAGTATAAACCTAAACGTATTGGACATCCATCACTTGTTCACAAGTTCCAACTAGCACATAAAGTGAAAATTGATGATTCTGCGAGGATTCGGGAAGTTTTAGATTGTATGAAGCTAGAAGGCTATGAGCTAGATGTCAATAGTGCTGGTTTAAGTAAAGCACATTGTCAGGAACCTTATCCACCATTAGCCTTTATTGATTATAGTAAATCTATAGGATTGCCTGCAGTTTTTGGCTCAGATGCGCACAGTGCCAGTGATTTACATCAACACTACCATGTTATATTTCCAAAATAA
- a CDS encoding septation ring formation regulator EzrA — translation MEYIIIPVILLLILAIVGFMMRRKHTTIIAKLENEKLQIQNNPINEEISKVKSLNMNGETEEMFERWRNSWDEVIDVHMTKIDSLLFDAEDQINRLRFKKATFIEREIEDYIQKCEQDKDKILEELNELIGSEEKNRIEIEQLKEYYRSARKTLLAHQHSFGVALPALEKRLETFVQKFEEFDVLTSEGNYLQAREIVISLNHESQQTFDYINDVPTILTELQVKLPGAVQELRSGQREMEDQSYYLQHLELAEALNKFDEEFKTLKNELAELNLTDVKPRVAEINEEIDKFYDLLEKEVIAKNYVDQNCDRLLSSITNVITSTRLVSDEATYVQQSYHLNEKDAEIPKVALKQLEALQRRYELLAIRVKEEKSAYSSLQEELIEISDELERIHEEQGHLSNTMKKLRIDENKARTQVESLKKALQETDRLLNKANIPGIPDEMDARLDEAAEHIYVVMQSLQEVPLNMGTVHNNLTAATLCVEDVKAKAHELIENVMLIERIIQYGNRHRATNPKLNARLKEAEVAFHQFRYSKALEEAGTAVEEMEPGALKRIQTMVTEQTISK, via the coding sequence ATGGAGTATATCATCATTCCGGTTATCCTACTATTAATTTTAGCTATAGTGGGATTTATGATGCGACGAAAACATACAACAATCATTGCAAAGCTTGAAAATGAAAAATTACAAATACAAAACAACCCCATAAATGAAGAAATTTCAAAGGTTAAATCTTTAAACATGAACGGTGAAACAGAAGAAATGTTTGAACGATGGCGTAATAGCTGGGATGAAGTCATCGATGTACATATGACAAAAATTGATTCGCTGTTATTTGATGCAGAGGACCAAATTAATAGACTGCGCTTTAAAAAAGCAACATTCATTGAACGTGAGATAGAGGATTATATTCAAAAGTGTGAACAGGATAAAGATAAAATTTTAGAAGAATTAAATGAATTAATTGGCAGCGAAGAAAAAAATCGTATAGAAATTGAACAATTAAAAGAATATTATCGCTCTGCGCGTAAAACCTTGTTAGCCCATCAACATTCATTTGGTGTTGCCTTACCAGCATTAGAAAAAAGACTGGAGACATTTGTTCAAAAATTTGAGGAATTTGATGTCCTTACAAGCGAAGGGAATTATTTGCAGGCAAGAGAGATTGTAATCAGCCTGAACCATGAATCGCAACAAACATTTGACTATATCAATGATGTACCAACAATATTAACAGAGCTGCAAGTAAAGCTACCTGGAGCTGTACAGGAATTGCGAAGTGGTCAGCGAGAAATGGAGGACCAGTCCTATTATTTACAGCATTTAGAGTTAGCAGAGGCGTTGAATAAGTTCGATGAAGAATTTAAAACATTAAAAAATGAGCTGGCAGAGCTTAACTTGACAGATGTGAAGCCACGTGTTGCTGAAATAAATGAAGAAATTGATAAATTCTATGATTTGCTTGAAAAAGAGGTTATAGCTAAAAACTATGTTGACCAAAATTGTGATCGCTTACTAAGTTCAATTACCAATGTTATTACTTCTACAAGATTGGTTAGTGATGAAGCGACTTATGTGCAACAAAGCTATCATTTAAATGAAAAAGATGCAGAAATTCCAAAAGTAGCTTTAAAGCAATTAGAGGCATTACAGCGACGTTATGAGTTATTAGCAATCCGTGTGAAAGAGGAAAAGTCTGCTTACTCAAGCTTGCAGGAGGAATTAATTGAAATTAGTGATGAGCTTGAACGTATTCATGAGGAACAAGGGCATTTATCAAATACGATGAAAAAACTTCGTATTGATGAGAATAAGGCACGTACACAAGTAGAAAGCCTAAAGAAAGCATTGCAAGAGACAGATCGACTTTTAAATAAGGCCAATATTCCTGGTATACCAGATGAAATGGATGCACGTTTAGATGAGGCTGCAGAGCATATCTATGTAGTGATGCAAAGCTTACAAGAAGTACCTCTTAATATGGGAACAGTACACAATAATTTAACGGCTGCAACCCTTTGTGTGGAGGATGTAAAAGCAAAGGCACACGAATTGATTGAAAATGTCATGCTGATAGAACGAATTATTCAGTATGGTAATCGTCATCGTGCAACAAATCCTAAATTAAATGCTCGATTAAAAGAGGCGGAAGTAGCTTTCCATCAATTCCGATATTCGAAGGCGTTGGAAGAAGCTGGAACTGCGGTTGAAGAAATGGAGCCTGGAGCTTTAAAACGAATTCAAACAATGGTTACTGAGCAAACCATATCAAAATAA
- a CDS encoding aminotransferase: protein MEVNTIYLDNSATTKPLKEVMQAFMVVNEQYYANPASIHAMGVEANDLLMRAREQVADILQTEAKNVLFTSGGTESNNTAIFGLARSNTHKGKHIITTEIEHPSVLESVKQLKIEGFEVEYLAVDHHGVISLDELRAKIRKDTILVSIMHVNNEMGAIQPIFEAAKIIHEMSRAAFHVDAVQSFGKLPLAFNYEDGPDCISISGHKIHGFKGSGVLAFRTQLKWQPYALGGGQEYGLRSGTVAVPQAVALSKAARIAVESRVDQEKKYRKWHDEICLQLREYGDAVHILSTPQGAAHILSFSIRDLKGEVIINAMQKRQVIVSTSSACSSKQTKTSHVVEALKLDEHFKKGVIRISFGAYVTDEDIMKFKYVLKEVLMELKGEYTQ, encoded by the coding sequence ATGGAAGTAAATACAATCTATTTAGACAATAGTGCAACCACAAAGCCTTTAAAAGAGGTCATGCAAGCATTTATGGTAGTGAATGAGCAGTATTATGCCAATCCCGCTTCCATACATGCAATGGGTGTTGAAGCGAACGACTTATTAATGCGTGCACGTGAGCAAGTAGCAGATATTTTGCAGACAGAAGCAAAAAATGTGCTATTTACATCAGGTGGTACTGAATCCAATAATACAGCAATTTTTGGTTTAGCACGCAGCAATACACATAAAGGAAAGCATATAATAACGACTGAAATTGAACATCCCTCTGTTCTAGAGTCCGTTAAGCAACTTAAAATAGAGGGCTTTGAAGTGGAATATCTGGCAGTGGATCATCATGGAGTGATTTCATTAGATGAGCTTCGGGCAAAGATACGTAAGGATACTATTTTAGTAAGCATAATGCACGTCAATAATGAAATGGGTGCAATTCAGCCTATATTTGAAGCGGCTAAGATTATTCATGAAATGAGCAGAGCGGCTTTTCATGTGGATGCCGTTCAAAGTTTCGGAAAATTACCTTTAGCATTTAATTATGAAGATGGACCCGACTGCATTTCCATTTCTGGTCATAAAATTCATGGATTTAAGGGCTCAGGCGTGTTAGCATTTCGGACGCAATTGAAGTGGCAGCCATATGCACTTGGCGGTGGTCAGGAATATGGATTACGAAGTGGCACTGTTGCCGTTCCACAGGCTGTCGCTTTATCCAAAGCTGCTCGTATTGCAGTGGAATCTAGAGTTGATCAGGAAAAAAAATATCGTAAATGGCATGATGAAATATGTCTCCAGTTACGTGAATATGGTGATGCCGTGCATATTTTATCAACACCTCAGGGAGCAGCACATATTTTATCCTTTAGCATTCGTGATTTAAAAGGTGAGGTTATTATTAATGCCATGCAAAAACGTCAGGTAATCGTCTCTACGTCAAGCGCTTGTTCATCAAAGCAAACAAAAACAAGTCATGTGGTAGAAGCCCTAAAACTTGATGAGCATTTTAAAAAGGGTGTTATCCGTATTAGCTTTGGTGCCTATGTAACGGATGAGGATATAATGAAATTTAAATATGTATTAAAAGAAGTATTGATGGAACTTAAAGGAGAATATACACAATGA
- a CDS encoding tRNA 4-thiouridine(8) synthase ThiI, whose protein sequence is MIWKEILIRYGELSTKGRNKMDFIRRLRENIRHAFADLGHLHIRTERDRMFIAIQSEVQMNALLEGLPKIFGIQSFSPVAACEKDIEAMKKLAITIMDTFKNEQLTFKVEVKRTDKTFPLESHAIQREIGGYVLPNYKNLSVKVKKPDIELRVEVRHDATYMMAQVIPGAGGMPVGSNGKSLLMLSGGIDSPVAGYLMMKRGVRLEAIHFFSPPYTSQNSLEKVKVLANELTKFGASIRLHVIPFTEIQVLIKEKVPSNVSMTTTRRMMLKVADKVREEINALAIVTGESLGQVASQTLESLTAINAVTNTPILRPLISTDKLEIINIAEKIGTYETSIQPFEDCCTIFTPASPKTKPKLEKVEHYESFSDFDELIERAVKNREVYIFPKKEQEADKFADLL, encoded by the coding sequence ATGATTTGGAAAGAAATTTTAATTCGTTATGGCGAGCTTTCAACAAAAGGGCGTAATAAGATGGATTTTATCCGTCGTTTGCGCGAAAATATTCGTCATGCTTTTGCTGATTTAGGACATTTACACATTCGTACAGAGCGTGATCGTATGTTTATCGCTATACAAAGTGAAGTTCAAATGAATGCTTTATTAGAAGGATTACCTAAAATTTTTGGCATCCAATCTTTTAGCCCAGTGGCAGCATGTGAAAAAGATATTGAAGCTATGAAAAAACTAGCCATTACAATTATGGATACATTTAAAAATGAGCAACTTACCTTTAAAGTAGAAGTGAAGCGCACAGATAAGACATTTCCATTAGAATCACATGCTATTCAACGTGAAATTGGTGGCTATGTTTTACCAAATTACAAAAATCTATCGGTAAAAGTAAAAAAACCTGATATTGAGCTTCGTGTCGAAGTACGTCATGATGCAACTTATATGATGGCACAAGTGATTCCTGGTGCAGGAGGAATGCCGGTAGGTTCTAATGGGAAATCGCTTTTAATGCTTTCTGGCGGAATAGACAGTCCTGTCGCTGGCTATTTAATGATGAAGCGTGGTGTACGCTTAGAGGCCATTCATTTCTTTAGTCCACCATATACAAGTCAAAATTCACTGGAAAAGGTTAAGGTACTAGCAAATGAATTAACAAAGTTTGGCGCAAGTATTCGTTTACATGTTATTCCTTTTACTGAAATTCAAGTATTGATTAAAGAAAAGGTACCTTCTAATGTATCAATGACAACTACTCGTCGCATGATGTTAAAAGTTGCTGATAAGGTAAGAGAGGAAATAAATGCACTGGCCATTGTAACAGGTGAAAGCCTTGGACAAGTGGCGAGTCAAACACTTGAAAGTCTTACAGCTATAAATGCTGTAACCAATACACCAATTTTACGTCCCTTAATCTCAACTGACAAATTAGAAATTATCAATATTGCTGAGAAAATTGGCACATACGAAACATCTATTCAGCCATTTGAAGATTGCTGCACCATCTTTACACCTGCAAGCCCAAAAACAAAACCAAAGCTTGAGAAGGTTGAGCATTATGAAAGCTTCTCGGATTTTGATGAATTAATTGAACGAGCTGTGAAAAATCGAGAGGTCTATATTTTCCCGAAAAAAGAACAAGAAGCCGATAAATTTGCAGATCTTTTATAA